The Latilactobacillus sakei subsp. sakei DSM 20017 = JCM 1157 genome includes a window with the following:
- a CDS encoding aldose epimerase family protein encodes MESTVKDFGHLENGELVKEFTITNKNGVSLRTISYGATWTGYFVTPEKNIILNFDNVHEYETNPFHLGNTIGRVAGRLSGHTFNVAGFRVNLKPNENKNVLHSGNTGIDRLNWHGEIILDDQSAKIRYTMQQKAIFPGTLEMAITYSLDEDNHVSVQYEGRSNVETLFNPMTHVYFNLDGPDAPIKDEFLKIVADRHIVVNEEKIPTGEIQVVENTPFDFTNLVKLGDQCEKLGGNEQFDDAFKKPDTSLGVTPSLLLVDSAKQHQLEMGSDRNGVIIFNVNPDCIGKDADWLAAHPDNGLAVELQTVPDAIHHDGFGDIVLPANQTKTYTSTYYYSEG; translated from the coding sequence GTGGAATCGACTGTTAAAGATTTTGGCCATTTAGAAAATGGTGAGTTAGTCAAAGAATTTACGATTACAAATAAAAATGGTGTGAGCCTCCGCACAATCAGTTACGGAGCAACCTGGACTGGCTACTTTGTGACACCAGAGAAGAATATCATTTTAAATTTTGATAACGTGCACGAATATGAAACGAATCCCTTTCATTTAGGAAACACCATTGGTCGGGTGGCAGGACGGTTGAGCGGCCATACGTTTAACGTCGCTGGATTCAGGGTCAATTTGAAGCCAAACGAAAATAAAAATGTGCTACACAGTGGTAACACGGGCATTGATCGGCTCAATTGGCATGGCGAGATTATTCTAGACGACCAATCTGCCAAAATTCGATATACCATGCAACAGAAAGCAATTTTTCCTGGGACGTTGGAAATGGCCATCACCTATTCTTTAGATGAGGATAACCATGTTTCCGTACAATATGAGGGACGCAGCAACGTGGAAACCCTATTTAATCCGATGACGCATGTTTACTTTAATTTGGATGGACCGGACGCGCCAATCAAGGATGAATTCTTGAAGATAGTTGCGGATAGGCATATCGTGGTAAATGAAGAAAAGATTCCAACGGGTGAAATACAGGTCGTTGAAAATACCCCGTTTGATTTTACAAACCTTGTTAAGCTGGGCGATCAATGTGAAAAACTTGGCGGCAACGAACAGTTTGATGATGCCTTTAAAAAGCCGGATACATCGCTAGGCGTAACACCAAGCTTGTTACTAGTTGATAGCGCAAAGCAGCATCAATTAGAAATGGGCAGTGATCGCAATGGCGTCATTATTTTTAACGTCAATCCCGATTGCATTGGCAAAGATGCGGATTGGCTTGCTGCTCATCCAGATAACGGACTGGCTGTGGAATTACAAACGGTCCCAGATGCGATTCACCACGACGGATTTGGCGACATTGTTTTACCCGCTAATCAAACTAAAACTTACACATCAACTTATTACTATTCGGAGGGATAA